A genomic region of Streptosporangium lutulentum contains the following coding sequences:
- a CDS encoding M36 family metallopeptidase, translating to MSTKPWLRLTVIAAATAALALPLPGIANSEPGGQAPKPHDFQAEIGAKPDLDNRRGSVAPPASLSRSTSTATIRWNTLGTPAVITDSAPLAEGLGSDPEQAARAYLKANENLFGLSGEAVDGLEKVAVNPIGEGHAVLLRQRFGGLPAGVDGQVAIGVKDGKIVHVTSTLSRSTEAPPAAGITEQQALEIAARDGGIDLATARTKQATAVAVPAPDGTHNAFQVVLIGGSEGEAAGYTTHVDAVSGEILTRENLVDHDYDRDRDRDHGNAPVGPSWEVFPANPPANYSSSDTRKTWCHASGARCDYVVGGDPATGKAWDVDHTTGASTTTSIGNSARTVENRASGSSNSVGTRSNVITPSRNYAYPWTNKWYTAKCDPATFDQPGEADLEAAMANLHAMHNRMHDWSYRLGFTENAWNMQSDNGDRGGLGNDPERGNAQAGARVLTVRNNANQITGPDGVAPITNMYLWQPMAGSFYAPCVDGDYDMSVIGHEYTHAISGRMIGGPNAGWSGAQAGAMNESTSDLFSMEQLYEYGFRPAGDTPYVTGGYVTGDKKAGIRNYDMSKSPLNYSDISYDIVGTQVHADGEIWSATQFDVRKAFIQRYGEGSPSKQKACADGQIPVDQCPGNRRWAQVSFDALLLMASGAVSYVDHRDALLAADAIRFGGANQSIMWRAFAEHGLGAGAASLGANDPDPTPSFVDPKGKNGSLQLKPLLDAKDAALKLYVGDYEGRVVPVADTDPATDLGDTVEMTPGTYDFVVTGNGFGHTRTKATVLPGLKLPLLLPLAKNHASAALGATATGDGVNQAMLIDETEATNWASLTGPVKGKSVTVDLAGTSPVEVRRVQVSAMLRPLIGDAADPGAQNRFSALRAFEVLACDAAKKDCSSPDSYKRVYTSPSDAFQTSLPRPRGADLLIESFKIPTTKATHLTLRAVSTQCTGNPLYAGEQDNDPNSATDCSTASPARDHLRAAEFQAFTR from the coding sequence GTGTCGACCAAGCCCTGGTTACGCCTCACCGTCATCGCAGCCGCGACCGCGGCGCTAGCCCTTCCCCTTCCGGGTATCGCGAACAGTGAACCCGGCGGGCAAGCCCCCAAGCCCCACGATTTTCAGGCCGAGATAGGCGCCAAACCGGATCTGGACAACCGCCGGGGCAGCGTCGCGCCACCGGCCTCACTGTCCCGGTCCACGAGCACCGCGACGATCCGGTGGAACACCCTCGGCACCCCGGCCGTCATCACCGACTCCGCACCGCTCGCCGAAGGGCTGGGCTCCGATCCCGAACAGGCCGCGCGGGCCTACCTCAAGGCGAACGAGAACCTCTTCGGGCTCTCCGGCGAAGCCGTGGACGGGCTGGAGAAGGTCGCGGTCAACCCCATCGGGGAGGGCCACGCCGTACTGCTCAGGCAGAGGTTCGGCGGTCTGCCGGCGGGCGTGGACGGGCAGGTCGCGATCGGCGTGAAGGACGGCAAGATCGTCCACGTCACCTCGACCCTGTCGCGTTCGACCGAGGCGCCCCCCGCCGCCGGGATCACCGAGCAGCAGGCGCTGGAGATCGCGGCCAGGGACGGCGGCATCGACCTGGCCACGGCGAGGACCAAGCAGGCCACCGCCGTCGCGGTGCCCGCACCGGACGGGACGCACAACGCCTTCCAGGTCGTCCTGATCGGCGGCTCGGAGGGCGAGGCCGCCGGCTACACCACCCACGTGGACGCGGTCAGCGGCGAGATCCTGACCCGCGAGAACCTCGTGGACCACGACTACGACCGTGACCGGGACCGCGATCACGGCAACGCCCCGGTGGGCCCGAGCTGGGAGGTCTTCCCGGCCAACCCGCCGGCCAACTACTCCTCCTCCGACACCCGCAAGACGTGGTGCCACGCCTCCGGCGCCCGCTGCGACTACGTGGTCGGCGGCGACCCCGCCACGGGCAAGGCCTGGGACGTGGACCACACCACGGGAGCCTCGACGACCACGAGCATCGGCAACTCCGCCAGGACCGTCGAGAACCGGGCCAGCGGCAGCTCCAACAGCGTCGGCACCCGCAGCAACGTGATCACGCCGAGCCGGAACTACGCCTACCCCTGGACCAACAAGTGGTACACGGCCAAGTGCGACCCGGCCACGTTCGACCAGCCGGGCGAGGCCGACCTCGAGGCCGCGATGGCGAACCTGCACGCCATGCACAACCGGATGCACGACTGGTCCTACCGGCTCGGCTTCACCGAGAACGCCTGGAACATGCAGAGCGACAACGGCGACCGGGGCGGCCTCGGCAACGACCCCGAGCGGGGCAACGCCCAGGCGGGCGCCCGGGTGCTCACCGTGCGAAACAACGCCAACCAGATCACCGGCCCCGACGGGGTCGCTCCGATCACCAACATGTACCTCTGGCAGCCGATGGCGGGCTCGTTCTACGCGCCGTGCGTGGACGGCGACTACGACATGTCGGTCATCGGGCATGAGTACACCCACGCGATCTCCGGTCGTATGATCGGCGGCCCGAACGCCGGATGGAGCGGCGCCCAGGCCGGCGCCATGAACGAGAGCACCTCCGACCTGTTCTCCATGGAGCAGCTCTACGAGTACGGCTTCCGCCCCGCGGGCGACACGCCCTACGTCACCGGCGGCTACGTCACCGGCGACAAGAAGGCGGGCATCCGCAACTACGACATGTCCAAGTCCCCGCTGAACTACAGCGACATCTCCTACGACATCGTCGGCACGCAGGTGCACGCGGACGGCGAGATCTGGTCGGCCACCCAGTTCGACGTGCGCAAGGCCTTCATCCAGCGGTACGGCGAGGGCAGCCCGTCCAAGCAGAAGGCGTGCGCCGACGGCCAGATCCCGGTGGACCAGTGCCCCGGAAACCGCCGCTGGGCGCAGGTCTCCTTCGACGCGCTGCTGCTGATGGCCTCCGGCGCGGTCAGCTACGTCGACCACCGCGACGCGCTGCTCGCGGCCGACGCCATCCGCTTCGGCGGCGCGAACCAGTCGATCATGTGGCGGGCGTTCGCCGAGCACGGTCTCGGCGCGGGCGCGGCGAGCCTGGGGGCGAACGACCCCGACCCGACCCCGAGCTTCGTCGACCCCAAGGGCAAGAACGGCAGCCTGCAGCTCAAGCCGCTGCTGGACGCCAAGGACGCGGCGCTCAAGCTCTACGTCGGCGACTACGAGGGCCGCGTCGTGCCGGTGGCCGACACCGACCCGGCGACCGACCTCGGCGACACCGTGGAGATGACCCCCGGCACCTACGACTTCGTGGTCACGGGCAACGGATTCGGTCACACCCGGACGAAGGCCACGGTGCTGCCCGGCCTGAAACTGCCGCTGCTGCTGCCCCTGGCGAAGAACCACGCCTCCGCCGCACTGGGTGCGACGGCGACCGGTGACGGCGTCAACCAGGCCATGCTGATCGACGAGACCGAGGCGACGAACTGGGCCTCGCTCACCGGACCGGTCAAGGGCAAGTCCGTCACCGTCGACCTGGCCGGAACCAGCCCGGTGGAGGTCCGCAGGGTCCAGGTCAGCGCCATGCTCCGGCCCCTCATCGGCGACGCTGCCGACCCCGGCGCCCAGAACCGCTTCAGCGCCCTGCGCGCCTTCGAGGTCCTGGCCTGCGACGCCGCCAAGAAGGACTGTTCATCCCCCGACTCCTACAAGCGGGTCTACACCAGCCCGTCCGACGCCTTCCAGACCAGCCTGCCGCGTCCTCGCGGCGCCGACCTGCTCATCGAGTCCTTCAAGATCCCGACCACCAAGGCGACCCACCTGACCCTGCGGGCCGTCTCCACCCAGTGCACCGGCAACCCGCTCTACGCCGGTGAGCAGGACAACGACCCCAACTCCGCCACC